In the Pogona vitticeps strain Pit_001003342236 chromosome 2, PviZW2.1, whole genome shotgun sequence genome, TCCTTCCTCCTTtattctgtgctgcaagatccAATAATTAATTGGAATGCTATTGCATAGTGTAGAAAGTTGCATTAGATTAGGCCCTCTGAATCAGTGAAACCTATAGAGGAGTTGGTTCACCAAGTCACCACTTATTAAATGGACTTATTCTAGTGTGAATTATTGTGCTGTGCATGTCATGATCAGTTATTTAAGAATGCATTAGGAAATGTGGCTTACAGCTTCCTTTAATtgctttctggatttttttttcattgttccttAAGAAACCATGTCCCTTGTGTGATGAAGCCAAAGCAATACTGGAACCATACAAACATAAGGTTTGTATTAAGATAACAAACATAACATGGTTAATATACTTATTTGAATATGCTAATTAACATGAAAAGTTTAAATTAGCAAACCAGGGATCCCTTGCTTGGGAGAACAAATCTCATTTTGATATTAGCAAATCAGGAATTCCTTCTCTTGAGTAAGTTTCCATAAAAGAAACCCTCAGAAAGGATGTTCAGGATATGACTGAACTGAAACCACACTTTGGCTATACCAACATAAGAAGtcattgaaatattttttatatatCCAGAAATCCCTCCTATCTGGCATTCTGCCTTTGGCTGAATACTCTTACTGTCATTAAAgttgccagctggaaaaatagTAAACTAATGTTCATTAAAGTCAGTCGTTACGTTAAAACCACCAACTGTAAATGCTgatttgaaacattttattagaGGTTGTCTTGGTTAATTTAGAGAAACATACTCAGGATGCATCATTAGTGTTTGGCTACTAgctatttattttctcttgtcTTGAACAGTTTATTTTACAGGAAATAGATATAACCCTTCCACATCACTCTGTCTGGTTTGAAAAGTATAAGTACGACATACCTGTCTTTCATTTGAATGGCCAATTTCTTATGAAGCATCAAGTGGACACTGAAAAACTAGAAGATCAGCTCTTGAAACTAGAGATGCAGGATGATGGCGGCAGGTGAATTAAAAGGAAGCTACTCAGTGGTGGACTGGGAAAGAATGTCTAGAGATAGCATGGTTTTATATTCTGCCTTACAAATAAAGCCATATTTACTGTGTGAACTTTTCGAAATACAATTCCCATCAAACCTCGGATTCCACAGTGTCTTCTGCTCACCTTCCTGTCTTATTTCCAAGGACAGCATTTCTTACCTGGCAGTAAGTCCCATTaaattcagtggggtttacttcaTAATAGGCAGGCACTGGATACCATTGTTGATCATTTGTTAATACATGAAAAGGGCTGTTTCTCACTGGCCGATGTGCCTTCATATTAACATGCTCTTCACTGATGTTAGAGAAAAGGGATAATAGCTATGTGCTCATAGGTGCTTAATAATGGTCTTTTTCATACCCCAAATGTAGACAAATCGCAGATTGGGGTGAATAGTTCGAGCATGTTTAGGGGCCAGTTTTGCCTCCCACCTAATCCCATGATGCATTCAGCTACACTGTACCATGGACATTCAGCATCCAGTAGCAAACTGAAGTGGGTTTCTTCCCATTTCTGGTTGTGAAGAAACATTTCAACAACTATTTGAGGCATGGAGGAAGATGTATGATTCCTGGAGGCTTTT is a window encoding:
- the C2H5orf63 gene encoding glutaredoxin-like protein C5orf63 homolog, producing MFWFPSCTLKLVKCSGPLRRLLSEAHTNLPVLTLFTKKPCPLCDEAKAILEPYKHKFILQEIDITLPHHSVWFEKYKYDIPVFHLNGQFLMKHQVDTEKLEDQLLKLEMQDDGGR